In a single window of the Microbacterium sp. SL75 genome:
- a CDS encoding fumarylacetoacetate hydrolase family protein: MLTDAQIDAIAAELAEADRTHAVIPRITARYPDATVDDSYRIQGRWRDTQLAAGRTLVGRKIGLTSKAMQQATGITEPDYGVMFDDTVYRSGAEIPVDHFSNVRIEVELAFVLKKPLEGPDCTLDDALAAIDYAVPALEVLNSHIELEGRTIVDTISDNAAYGAMVLGEVHRRPDEIDLRWVPGVLSRNGEIEETGVAAGVLGHPATGVAWLANKFAQHGARLEAGEIILAGSFTRPMWVSRGDDVLCDYGPMGTISCRFV, encoded by the coding sequence ATGCTCACCGACGCACAGATCGACGCCATCGCGGCCGAGCTCGCCGAGGCCGACCGCACGCACGCGGTCATTCCGCGCATCACGGCGAGGTACCCGGATGCCACGGTCGACGACTCGTACCGGATCCAGGGCCGCTGGCGCGATACGCAGCTCGCCGCGGGTCGCACCCTCGTGGGGCGCAAAATCGGGCTGACGTCGAAGGCCATGCAGCAGGCGACCGGCATCACCGAGCCCGACTACGGCGTGATGTTCGACGACACCGTGTACCGCTCGGGGGCCGAGATCCCCGTGGATCACTTCTCGAACGTGCGTATCGAGGTCGAACTCGCCTTCGTGCTGAAGAAGCCACTCGAGGGCCCCGACTGCACACTCGACGACGCACTGGCCGCGATCGACTACGCCGTGCCGGCCCTCGAGGTGCTCAACTCGCACATCGAGCTCGAGGGCCGCACGATCGTCGACACCATCAGTGACAACGCGGCCTACGGCGCCATGGTGCTCGGCGAGGTGCACAGGCGCCCCGACGAGATCGACCTGCGGTGGGTGCCGGGCGTGCTCAGCCGCAACGGCGAGATCGAGGAGACCGGGGTCGCGGCCGGTGTCCTCGGCCATCCCGCTACCGGCGTCGCCTGGCTCGCGAACAAGTTCGCCCAGCACGGCGCGCGCCTGGAGGCGGGCGAGATCATCCTGGCAGGATCGTTCACGCGCCCGATGTGGGTGTCGCGGGGCGATGACGTCCTCTGCGACTACGGACCGATGGGAACGATCTCGTGCCGCTTCGTCTGA